In a genomic window of Occallatibacter riparius:
- a CDS encoding DinB family protein gives MNTTAELYDYAAQVLAGKEFFERSTQVLDESDSQFRPCEGMMTVAQQVAHAAQTIEWFVEGATRPEGFDLDFAEHARALAEVRSLTEARHRLENAFIHAADFLRGKTPEELARPLPAGPVMGGRPTYEIIGAMVEHTAHHRGALTVYSRLLGKVPPMPYGG, from the coding sequence ATGAACACGACAGCAGAACTCTACGACTATGCAGCGCAGGTACTCGCAGGTAAGGAGTTCTTCGAGCGCTCGACCCAGGTTCTGGACGAGAGCGACTCGCAGTTTCGGCCCTGCGAGGGGATGATGACAGTGGCGCAGCAGGTGGCGCACGCTGCGCAGACGATCGAGTGGTTCGTCGAGGGCGCAACTCGACCAGAGGGCTTCGACCTCGACTTCGCTGAACACGCGCGGGCGCTTGCCGAGGTGCGTTCGCTCACGGAAGCACGGCACCGGCTGGAGAATGCGTTTATCCATGCAGCGGATTTTTTGCGCGGGAAGACTCCGGAGGAGCTGGCGCGGCCACTGCCGGCAGGACCGGTGATGGGCGGCCGACCGACTTACGAGATTATCGGCGCGATGGTGGAGCATACCGCGCATCATCGCGGTGCGCTGACGGTCTACTCGCGGCTGCTGGGGAAGGTTCCGCCCATGCCGTACGGAGGCTGA